In one window of Duganella dendranthematis DNA:
- the ilvN gene encoding acetolactate synthase small subunit, whose product MRHIISVLLENEAGALSRVVGLFSARGYNIETLTVAPTEDPTLSRMTIVTSGSDDIIEQITKHLNRLIEVVKVVDLTEGHHIERELMLIKVRAVGKEREEMKRTADIFRGRIIDVTEKSYTIELTGAKSKLDAFIDSIDRASILETVRTGGSGIGRGERILKV is encoded by the coding sequence ATGCGACACATTATCTCTGTATTGCTGGAAAACGAAGCCGGCGCGCTGTCCCGCGTGGTGGGCCTATTCTCGGCCCGCGGCTACAACATCGAGACGCTGACCGTGGCGCCGACCGAAGACCCGACCTTGTCGCGGATGACCATCGTCACCTCCGGTTCGGATGACATCATCGAGCAGATCACCAAGCACCTGAACCGCCTGATCGAGGTGGTGAAGGTGGTGGACCTGACCGAAGGCCATCACATCGAACGCGAACTGATGCTGATCAAGGTGCGGGCGGTGGGCAAGGAACGGGAAGAGATGAAGCGCACGGCGGACATCTTCCGCGGCCGCATCATCGACGTTACCGAAAAGAGCTACACGATTGAACTGACCGGCGCCAAGAGCAAGCTCGACGCGTTTATCGATTCGATCGACCGCGCCTCGATTCTTGAAACAGTCCGCACCGGCGGTTCCGGCATTGGACGCGGCGAACGCATCCTCAAAGTTTAA
- a CDS encoding acetolactate synthase 3 catalytic subunit produces the protein MNTEASSFSSNQLTGAEILVRCLAEEGVEHVFGYPGGAVLYIYDAIFKQDKFQHVLVRHEQAAVHAADAYSRSSNKVGVALVTSGPGVTNAVTGLSTAYMDSIPMVVISGQVPSHAIGQDAFQECDTVGITRPVVKHNFLVKDVKDLAETVKKAFFIARTGRPGPVLVDIPKDISMHKTTFSYPKEVEMRSYKPVDKGHSGQIRKAVQLLLQAERPMIYTGGGVILASAAPELNKLVDKLGFPVTNTLMGLGAYKASSENFVGMPGMHGTYEANMAMQHCDVLIAIGARFDDRVIGNPKHFASHPRKIIHVDIDPSSISKRVKVDIPIVGNVKDVLIEFLAQLDASDAKPNQPALKDWWKQIGEWRGKDCLKFASSDLVIKPQSVVQKLWEVTKGDAFITSDVGQHQMWAAQYYPFDKPKRWVNSGGLGTMGVGLPYAMGVQMANPDATVACITGEGSIQMCIQELATCKQYHLTPKIIMLNNRFLGMVRQWQQIDYGSRYSESYMDSLPNFEKLAEAYGHVGMRIEKPGDVDGALRDAFAMKDKLVFMNFITDQSENVWPMVKAGKGLSEMLLGSEDL, from the coding sequence ATGAATACCGAAGCATCTTCATTTAGCAGCAATCAATTGACTGGCGCAGAAATACTGGTGCGCTGCCTGGCGGAAGAGGGCGTGGAACACGTCTTCGGCTATCCGGGCGGAGCCGTCCTGTACATCTACGACGCCATCTTCAAGCAAGACAAATTCCAACACGTTCTGGTACGCCACGAGCAAGCTGCGGTGCATGCCGCCGATGCCTATTCGCGCTCGTCGAACAAGGTCGGTGTTGCGCTGGTCACGTCCGGTCCGGGTGTCACCAATGCGGTGACCGGTCTGTCCACTGCGTACATGGATTCCATCCCGATGGTGGTGATCTCCGGCCAGGTGCCGAGCCACGCGATCGGCCAGGATGCGTTCCAGGAATGCGACACGGTCGGCATTACCCGTCCGGTGGTCAAGCACAATTTCCTCGTCAAGGACGTCAAGGACTTGGCGGAAACCGTCAAGAAAGCCTTCTTCATCGCCCGCACCGGCCGTCCCGGCCCCGTGCTGGTCGATATTCCGAAGGATATCTCGATGCACAAAACGACCTTCTCGTACCCGAAAGAGGTCGAGATGCGTTCGTACAAACCGGTCGACAAAGGTCACTCCGGCCAGATCCGCAAGGCGGTGCAACTGCTGCTGCAAGCCGAACGTCCGATGATCTACACCGGCGGCGGCGTGATCCTGGCCAGCGCGGCGCCGGAACTGAACAAGCTGGTGGACAAGCTTGGCTTCCCGGTCACCAACACGCTGATGGGCCTGGGCGCATATAAAGCGTCGAGCGAAAACTTCGTCGGCATGCCCGGCATGCACGGCACCTATGAAGCCAATATGGCCATGCAGCACTGCGACGTGCTGATCGCCATCGGCGCCCGTTTTGACGACCGCGTGATCGGCAACCCGAAACACTTCGCCTCCCATCCGCGCAAAATCATCCACGTGGACATCGATCCTTCGTCGATTTCCAAGCGTGTGAAAGTCGATATTCCTATCGTCGGCAACGTCAAGGACGTGCTGATCGAGTTCCTGGCGCAGCTGGACGCGTCGGACGCCAAGCCGAATCAGCCTGCGCTCAAGGACTGGTGGAAGCAGATCGGCGAATGGCGCGGCAAGGATTGCCTGAAGTTCGCCTCGTCCGACCTGGTAATCAAGCCGCAATCGGTGGTGCAAAAGCTGTGGGAAGTGACCAAGGGCGACGCCTTCATCACCTCCGACGTCGGCCAGCACCAGATGTGGGCCGCGCAGTACTACCCGTTCGACAAGCCTAAGCGCTGGGTCAACTCGGGTGGCCTGGGCACCATGGGGGTCGGCCTGCCGTACGCCATGGGCGTGCAGATGGCCAATCCGGACGCCACCGTTGCCTGCATCACCGGCGAAGGTTCGATCCAGATGTGCATCCAGGAGCTGGCGACCTGCAAGCAGTACCACCTGACGCCGAAGATCATCATGCTGAACAACCGCTTCCTGGGCATGGTCCGCCAGTGGCAGCAGATCGACTACGGTTCGCGCTACTCCGAGTCCTACATGGATTCGCTGCCGAATTTCGAGAAGCTGGCCGAGGCTTATGGCCACGTCGGCATGCGCATCGAGAAACCGGGCGACGTCGACGGCGCACTGCGCGACGCGTTTGCGATGAAGGACAAGCTGGTGTTCATGAACTTCATCACCGATCAATCGGAAAACGTCTGGCCGATGGTTAAAGCAGGCAAGGGTCTGTCCGAAATGCTGCTGGGTTCGGAGGATCTCTAA
- a CDS encoding RNA polymerase sigma factor: MATDKELSDFLENVERRAFKQAVYAVRKDESALDIVQDAMIKLAEKYGDKPAAELPMLFQRILQTTILDYFRREKVRNTWVSLFSGMGPAGEDHEDFDILESYAAEAGSEAAESGADKLERQQTLALIDAEVQKLPARQREAFLMRYWQDMDVAETAAAMGCSEGSVKTHCSRATHALAEALAAKGLKL, translated from the coding sequence ATGGCCACAGACAAAGAATTATCCGACTTCCTCGAAAACGTCGAACGCCGGGCCTTCAAGCAAGCCGTCTACGCAGTACGCAAGGACGAATCCGCCCTGGACATCGTGCAGGACGCGATGATCAAGCTCGCCGAAAAATACGGCGACAAGCCGGCCGCCGAGCTGCCGATGCTGTTCCAGCGCATTCTGCAGACCACTATCCTCGACTACTTCCGCCGCGAAAAAGTACGCAACACCTGGGTCAGCCTGTTCTCCGGCATGGGCCCGGCGGGAGAGGACCATGAGGACTTTGATATACTCGAATCCTATGCTGCAGAGGCCGGTAGCGAAGCGGCCGAGTCCGGCGCCGACAAGCTCGAACGCCAGCAAACCCTGGCGCTCATCGATGCCGAAGTACAAAAGCTTCCGGCACGTCAACGCGAAGCCTTCCTGATGCGTTATTGGCAGGATATGGATGTAGCTGAAACTGCGGCGGCCATGGGCTGCTCAGAAGGCAGCGTCAAAACGCATTGCTCTCGTGCAACACATGCGCTGGCCGAGGCGCTGGCAGCCAAGGGACTTAAATTATGA
- a CDS encoding DUF3619 family protein, producing MNTDDLNFAYKVRHALNERLDELPASTTDRLAQARKMALARKKAHVEVPLAVRVAKTELAAAGGGFMSQFNWLGRWSMVVPALALVIGMVGIYQYEQQERIADLAEIDAAVLSDELPLNAYLDHGFNAYLSQSE from the coding sequence ATGAACACCGACGATCTGAATTTCGCTTACAAAGTGCGCCACGCGCTCAATGAACGGCTGGACGAGCTGCCGGCCTCGACGACCGACCGCCTGGCGCAAGCGCGCAAGATGGCGCTCGCCCGCAAGAAAGCCCACGTGGAAGTACCACTGGCGGTACGCGTGGCCAAGACCGAACTGGCTGCGGCCGGCGGCGGCTTCATGTCGCAATTCAACTGGCTGGGCCGCTGGAGCATGGTGGTGCCGGCGCTGGCGCTGGTGATCGGCATGGTTGGCATTTATCAGTACGAACAGCAGGAACGCATCGCCGATCTGGCGGAAATCGACGCTGCCGTGCTGTCGGATGAATTGCCGCTGAACGCCTATCTGGATCACGGCTTCAACGCCTATCTGTCGCAAAGCGAGTAA
- a CDS encoding DUF3106 domain-containing protein has protein sequence MAWSGRAKLGAGVAVAVVALGGAAWLGSQPDAPELVKAPVAAVAGGKLAGKPPEKVLWKDLSPAQQQALEPLAGEWDQMEPIRRQKWLGIAKRYAQMKADEQIRVQERMREWVRMTPEERRQVRQNYARAQKLNPSQKAVSWEEYQTLSDEQKKELAARASTRKQVVNLPTPAQAKMHSPAPVKPAAPPAAPVILPATPAAAPADPNAPLPNASNVTPIPPTSTPPTQGTPADVK, from the coding sequence ATGGCATGGAGCGGTCGCGCCAAGCTGGGCGCAGGGGTAGCAGTGGCGGTGGTCGCACTGGGCGGCGCGGCCTGGCTGGGTAGCCAGCCGGATGCGCCGGAGCTGGTCAAGGCGCCGGTAGCGGCGGTGGCCGGCGGCAAGCTGGCCGGCAAGCCCCCTGAAAAAGTATTGTGGAAAGATCTGTCGCCTGCCCAGCAGCAGGCGCTGGAGCCGCTCGCCGGTGAGTGGGACCAGATGGAGCCGATTCGCCGGCAAAAATGGCTGGGCATCGCCAAGCGCTACGCACAGATGAAGGCGGATGAGCAGATCCGCGTGCAGGAACGCATGCGCGAGTGGGTGCGCATGACGCCGGAAGAACGCCGTCAGGTACGCCAGAACTATGCCCGCGCGCAGAAGCTGAATCCGTCGCAGAAGGCGGTCTCGTGGGAAGAGTATCAAACGCTGTCGGACGAGCAGAAGAAAGAGCTGGCCGCGCGCGCGTCCACCCGCAAGCAGGTGGTCAATCTGCCGACGCCGGCACAGGCCAAGATGCACTCGCCGGCGCCGGTCAAGCCGGCCGCGCCGCCAGCCGCACCGGTGATCTTGCCGGCGACGCCAGCCGCCGCCCCGGCCGATCCGAATGCGCCGCTGCCGAACGCGTCCAACGTGACGCCGATTCCGCCGACCTCCACGCCGCCAACCCAGGGCACGCCAGCCGATGTCAAATAA
- a CDS encoding RDD family protein: MSNNLVTTFPTVKRRLISMVYESLLGFAVLFLPFLIFEIATHASHAPLIEHMRQALAFVVLGFYFIHQWTRDGQTLAMKTWRMKLVGANGGTVTPRAAAVRYLLSWMWILPALLVALALDLHRWPALGAILAGILLWSLTAFLDKDRQFLHDKLAGTRLVQLPPLPKKKKAAAPV, encoded by the coding sequence ATGTCAAATAACTTGGTCACCACATTCCCGACCGTCAAGCGCCGCCTGATTTCGATGGTGTACGAATCGCTGCTCGGCTTTGCCGTGCTGTTCCTGCCGTTTTTGATCTTCGAGATCGCCACCCACGCCAGCCATGCGCCGCTGATCGAACACATGCGGCAAGCGCTGGCATTCGTGGTGCTGGGCTTCTACTTCATCCATCAATGGACCCGCGACGGCCAGACGCTGGCCATGAAAACCTGGCGCATGAAGCTGGTGGGCGCGAACGGCGGCACTGTGACGCCGCGCGCCGCCGCCGTGCGCTACCTGCTGAGCTGGATGTGGATCTTGCCGGCGCTGCTGGTGGCGCTGGCGCTGGACCTGCATCGCTGGCCGGCGCTGGGCGCGATCCTGGCCGGCATCCTGCTGTGGTCGCTGACCGCCTTCCTCGACAAAGACCGCCAGTTCCTGCACGACAAACTGGCCGGCACGCGACTGGTGCAACTGCCGCCGCTGCCAAAGAAAAAGAAAGCCGCAGCGCCGGTGTAA
- a CDS encoding prolyl oligopeptidase family serine peptidase, giving the protein MKPVAYGVALAFAASTAFAADIPPAPVARVAPVTDTYFGETITDRYRWMENDKDPDWLPFLKQQNAHTRAILDTLPKRDELLKRIQQLSGDIAAPARVEKSGTRLFYQQRPAGSNNFKLFVREGGKDRVLVDPTKLDTKTSHVSLDWWHPSPDGSKLVYGLSKDGSEDSVLYIMEVRSGEILKERIPNTEGAEPSWLADSSGFFYTQLTGKVNTPERYLNAQARFHKVGTDAGKDPVLMKRGLDAAVQYEKIQSPYIEVFPHADSAVLLLSDVRQEKRVYTAPLKDVLTGKAKWQLVADFADEVTAIDLHGDDLYLLSTRGHPRGRLLKTSAKAPSPASAQEVAPESELVLQGLARAKDGLYIRAMDGGIGKLQRLGTDGKVTSIALPFDGTLGSIDADADAPGALVILSGWLQPTGIWSVSADGKLADTGITPKPAIDVSAYTTERRFATAKDGTKIPYSLIYKKGLKLDGKNPAFISAYGSYGAAAYTPSFAGRTLALVDQGAVVGYANVRGGGEFGREWHRAGQLENKPNTWRDLIAVCEEIQAKGYTSPAYQTIGGRSAGGITMGRALEERPDLFAAVISGVGWHNPLRYVAEQNGYGEEPEWGAITDPAGFKALKSIDSYQQVVDGTKYPAVLLTTGVTDPRVAPFHPAKMAARLQAATVSGKPVLLRVDFDAGHGMGSTRAQQDAEAADTYAFILSQTAGAAAK; this is encoded by the coding sequence ATGAAACCTGTCGCCTACGGCGTCGCGCTAGCTTTCGCCGCTTCCACTGCCTTTGCCGCCGACATCCCGCCGGCCCCAGTCGCCCGCGTCGCTCCCGTCACCGACACCTACTTCGGCGAAACCATCACCGACCGCTATCGCTGGATGGAGAACGACAAGGACCCGGACTGGCTGCCCTTCCTCAAGCAACAGAACGCCCACACCCGCGCGATCCTCGACACGCTGCCCAAGCGCGACGAACTGCTGAAACGCATCCAGCAACTGTCCGGCGACATCGCCGCGCCAGCGCGCGTGGAGAAAAGCGGCACACGCCTGTTCTATCAACAGCGCCCGGCCGGCTCCAACAACTTCAAACTGTTCGTGCGCGAGGGCGGCAAGGACCGCGTGCTGGTCGATCCCACCAAGCTCGATACCAAAACCAGCCACGTCTCGCTGGACTGGTGGCATCCGTCGCCCGATGGCAGCAAATTGGTATATGGCCTGTCGAAAGACGGCAGCGAGGATTCGGTCTTGTACATCATGGAGGTGCGCAGCGGCGAAATACTGAAAGAGCGCATCCCCAATACCGAAGGCGCGGAACCCAGCTGGCTGGCCGACAGTTCCGGCTTTTTCTACACCCAGTTGACCGGCAAGGTGAACACGCCTGAGCGCTATCTCAACGCGCAGGCGCGCTTCCACAAGGTCGGCACGGACGCCGGCAAAGACCCGGTGCTGATGAAACGTGGCCTCGATGCTGCGGTCCAGTACGAAAAGATCCAGTCGCCATATATCGAAGTCTTCCCGCATGCCGACAGCGCCGTGCTGCTGTTGTCCGACGTGCGCCAGGAAAAGCGCGTCTACACGGCGCCGCTGAAGGACGTCCTGACAGGCAAGGCCAAGTGGCAGCTGGTCGCCGACTTTGCCGATGAAGTGACCGCCATCGACCTGCACGGCGACGACCTGTATCTGCTGTCGACGCGCGGCCACCCGCGTGGACGCCTGTTGAAAACCTCGGCCAAGGCGCCGTCACCGGCCAGCGCACAGGAAGTGGCGCCGGAATCCGAGCTGGTACTGCAAGGCCTGGCGCGCGCCAAGGACGGCTTGTACATCCGCGCCATGGATGGCGGCATCGGCAAGCTACAACGCCTCGGTACGGACGGCAAGGTAACCAGCATTGCCCTGCCCTTTGACGGCACCCTTGGCTCCATCGACGCCGACGCCGATGCGCCGGGAGCACTGGTGATCCTGTCCGGCTGGTTGCAGCCCACCGGCATCTGGTCGGTAAGCGCCGACGGCAAGCTGGCCGACACCGGCATCACGCCGAAGCCGGCGATCGACGTCAGCGCCTACACCACCGAGCGCCGCTTCGCCACCGCCAAGGATGGCACCAAGATACCGTATTCGCTGATTTACAAAAAAGGCCTGAAGCTGGATGGTAAAAACCCCGCCTTCATCTCGGCCTACGGCAGCTATGGCGCCGCTGCCTACACCCCGTCATTTGCGGGACGCACGCTGGCGCTGGTGGACCAAGGCGCGGTGGTCGGCTACGCGAATGTGCGCGGCGGCGGCGAGTTTGGCCGCGAGTGGCATCGTGCCGGCCAGCTTGAAAACAAGCCGAATACCTGGCGCGATTTGATCGCCGTGTGTGAAGAGATCCAGGCCAAGGGCTACACCTCGCCGGCGTACCAGACCATCGGTGGGCGTTCGGCCGGCGGCATCACCATGGGCCGCGCACTGGAAGAACGTCCGGACCTGTTTGCGGCGGTGATCTCCGGCGTGGGCTGGCACAATCCGCTGCGCTACGTGGCCGAGCAGAATGGCTACGGTGAGGAACCTGAGTGGGGGGCGATTACCGACCCGGCAGGCTTCAAGGCGTTGAAGAGCATCGATAGCTATCAGCAGGTGGTGGACGGGACCAAGTATCCGGCGGTGTTGCTGACTACCGGCGTAACCGACCCGCGCGTGGCGCCGTTCCATCCGGCGAAGATGGCGGCGCGCTTGCAGGCCGCCACCGTGAGCGGCAAGCCGGTACTGCTGCGGGTGGACTTTGATGCAGGCCACGGCATGGGTTCAACCCGCGCGCAGCAGGACGCGGAAGCAGCCGATACCTACGCCTTCATCCTGTCGCAAACGGCGGGCGCCGCCGCGAAGTAA
- a CDS encoding RNA pseudouridine synthase codes for MEERQCSRREAELYIEGGYVSVDGKLVEEAGARVAPEQQISIAKDATLMEIVPVTILLHKPAGTAQPLHLLKEETLTRSSPGQRFLKRHITGQEQMVPLDAKASGLVVFTQDFRVNRKLSEESLEQEIIVEVSGAIIEGGLQQLNQINGKVSWQNETRLRFAMKNAKLGLIEKLCKEVGLTVVSMKRIRVGRISMASLPSGEWRYLQGYERF; via the coding sequence ATGGAAGAACGCCAGTGCTCGCGCCGCGAAGCGGAGCTGTACATCGAAGGCGGCTATGTCAGCGTCGATGGCAAGCTGGTGGAGGAAGCCGGCGCGCGCGTCGCACCGGAGCAGCAGATCAGCATTGCGAAAGATGCGACGCTGATGGAAATCGTGCCGGTCACCATCCTGCTGCACAAGCCAGCCGGTACGGCGCAGCCGCTGCATCTGCTGAAGGAAGAGACGCTGACTCGTTCCTCGCCGGGGCAGCGCTTCCTCAAGCGCCACATCACCGGTCAGGAGCAGATGGTGCCGCTGGATGCCAAGGCCAGTGGCCTGGTGGTCTTCACGCAGGACTTCCGGGTCAACCGCAAGCTGTCCGAAGAATCGCTGGAGCAGGAGATTATTGTTGAAGTCTCCGGCGCCATCATCGAAGGCGGCCTGCAGCAGCTGAACCAAATCAACGGCAAGGTAAGCTGGCAAAACGAAACGCGTCTGCGCTTCGCCATGAAGAACGCCAAGCTGGGATTGATTGAGAAGCTGTGCAAGGAAGTCGGCCTGACGGTGGTGTCCATGAAGCGCATCCGCGTCGGACGCATCTCCATGGCCAGCCTGCCGTCAGGCGAATGGCGCTACCTGCAAGGCTACGAGCGCTTCTGA
- the ltaE gene encoding low-specificity L-threonine aldolase — protein sequence MENWLDLRSDTVTRPSAAMRAAMNLAEVGDDVYGDDPTVNRLQEYAADLFGFEDAVFAPSGTQSNLLALLAHCGRGDEYLVGQEAHTYRYEGGGAAVLGSIQPQPIINQADGSIALDDIASYIKPDDFHFARTKLLALENTINGRVLPMDYVQQATKLAHDRGLATHLDGARVCNAAVKLGVSPREIVKGFDSVSVCLSKGLGAPVGSVLLGTKPLIKEAKRWRKMLGGGMRQAGVIAAAGLYALEHNIPRLAEDHDNAAYFAGELAKMRGLKVSTPQTNIFYVDIPQFVQQGLSDVLELTRIRVSMAPRLRIVTHMDAPRDDIDRAITVFGDFFG from the coding sequence ATGGAGAATTGGCTCGACCTGCGCAGTGACACTGTCACGCGTCCCAGCGCCGCCATGCGCGCTGCCATGAATCTCGCAGAAGTGGGCGACGACGTCTACGGCGACGATCCTACCGTCAACCGCCTGCAGGAATATGCGGCCGATTTGTTCGGTTTTGAAGATGCGGTGTTCGCGCCATCCGGCACACAGAGCAATCTGCTCGCGTTGCTGGCGCACTGCGGCCGTGGCGACGAATACCTGGTCGGCCAGGAAGCGCATACCTACCGCTACGAAGGCGGCGGCGCTGCGGTGCTGGGCAGCATCCAGCCGCAGCCGATCATCAATCAGGCTGACGGCAGCATCGCGCTGGATGACATCGCGTCGTACATCAAGCCAGATGATTTCCACTTTGCGCGCACCAAGCTGCTGGCGCTGGAAAACACCATCAACGGCCGCGTGCTGCCAATGGACTACGTGCAGCAGGCGACCAAGCTGGCGCACGATCGCGGACTGGCCACGCACCTCGACGGCGCGCGCGTCTGCAATGCGGCGGTCAAGCTGGGGGTGAGCCCGCGCGAGATCGTCAAAGGCTTTGACTCGGTGTCCGTATGCCTGTCCAAAGGTCTCGGCGCGCCGGTCGGCTCGGTTCTGCTGGGCACCAAGCCGCTGATCAAGGAAGCCAAGCGTTGGCGCAAGATGCTGGGCGGCGGCATGCGCCAGGCCGGCGTCATCGCGGCCGCAGGCCTGTACGCGCTGGAGCACAACATCCCACGCCTGGCCGAAGATCATGACAACGCTGCCTACTTCGCCGGTGAGCTGGCGAAGATGCGCGGCCTCAAGGTCAGCACGCCGCAGACCAATATCTTCTATGTCGACATTCCGCAATTTGTTCAGCAAGGCTTGAGCGACGTGCTGGAACTGACGCGCATCCGCGTGTCGATGGCGCCGCGCCTGCGCATCGTCACCCACATGGACGCGCCGCGCGACGACATCGACCGCGCCATCACCGTGTTTGGAGACTTCTTTGGATAA
- a CDS encoding class I SAM-dependent methyltransferase, whose protein sequence is MKQPKKPVQKIGATVTSADNMPEIREGQTVALLQELHILTRDGKMNQDSRRKLKQVYHLYQFIEPLLKEVLAKKDNVSLVDHGAGKSYLGFIIYDLFFKALKNGSHIYGIETREELVARSQELAKQFEFPGMSFLPLSVAESTESKLLPEQIDVVTALHACNTATDDAIQFALKKKAKHIVLVPCCQAEVASVLKKNKGQSLGKSALTEIWRHPIHTREFGSQITNVLRCLQLEAHGYDVTVTELVGWEHSMKNELIIATYKNLPRKRPSERLKEVLETVGLQEMNTRFFAEEEVA, encoded by the coding sequence ATGAAGCAGCCCAAGAAACCCGTCCAGAAGATCGGCGCCACCGTCACCAGCGCCGACAACATGCCCGAGATCCGCGAAGGCCAGACCGTAGCCCTGCTACAGGAACTGCACATCCTGACGCGTGACGGCAAGATGAACCAGGACAGCCGCCGCAAACTGAAACAGGTCTACCACCTGTACCAGTTCATCGAGCCGCTGCTGAAGGAAGTGCTGGCCAAGAAGGACAATGTGTCGCTGGTCGATCACGGCGCCGGCAAGTCCTACCTCGGTTTCATCATCTACGACTTGTTCTTCAAGGCGCTGAAAAACGGTTCGCATATCTACGGCATCGAGACGCGCGAAGAGCTGGTGGCGCGTTCGCAGGAACTGGCCAAACAATTTGAATTCCCCGGCATGTCCTTCCTGCCGCTGTCAGTGGCCGAGTCCACCGAATCGAAGCTGCTGCCGGAGCAGATCGACGTCGTGACCGCGCTCCACGCCTGCAACACGGCGACCGATGACGCCATCCAGTTCGCGCTGAAGAAAAAGGCGAAGCACATCGTGCTGGTGCCGTGCTGTCAGGCCGAAGTGGCTTCGGTCCTGAAGAAGAACAAGGGCCAGTCGCTGGGCAAATCCGCGCTGACCGAAATCTGGCGCCACCCGATTCATACCCGCGAATTCGGCAGCCAGATCACCAACGTGCTGCGCTGCCTGCAACTGGAAGCGCATGGCTACGACGTCACCGTGACCGAGCTGGTAGGCTGGGAACACTCGATGAAGAATGAGCTGATTATCGCCACCTACAAAAACCTGCCGCGCAAGCGTCCGTCCGAGCGCCTGAAAGAGGTGTTGGAGACGGTTGGCCTACAAGAGATGAACACCCGTTTCTTCGCTGAAGAAGAGGTAGCGTAA
- the fdx gene encoding ISC system 2Fe-2S type ferredoxin: MPQIVFLPHAKLCPDGAVIDAPAGKTLCDIMLENDIHIEHACEKSCACTTCHVLVREGFNSLNEASETEEDLLDKAWGLEAVSRLSCQAVVADEDLVVEIPKYTINHASEGGH, translated from the coding sequence ATGCCACAAATCGTATTCCTGCCCCACGCAAAATTGTGCCCGGACGGCGCCGTGATCGACGCCCCAGCCGGCAAGACGCTGTGCGACATCATGCTGGAGAATGACATCCACATCGAGCACGCGTGCGAAAAATCCTGCGCCTGCACCACCTGCCACGTGCTGGTGCGCGAAGGTTTCAACTCGCTCAACGAAGCCAGCGAAACCGAAGAAGACCTGCTGGATAAAGCCTGGGGCCTGGAAGCCGTGTCGCGCCTGTCGTGCCAGGCCGTGGTGGCGGACGAAGACCTGGTCGTCGAAATTCCGAAGTACACCATCAATCACGCGAGCGAAGGCGGTCACTGA